The Neurospora crassa OR74A linkage group IV, whole genome shotgun sequence genome has a segment encoding these proteins:
- a CDS encoding iron-regulated transporter translates to MDGWIQSTEPARKITGDDINIELADYLPAQNNVSKSSSVIEPTTEPPLHAESNNTGTANPAGDNDLPPSSTSPPVPIPIGISRSLTLRLYTSHFLSTWNSRLFEAGVVYFLASIFPDNLLPVSLYALSRNLAAILFAVPVGHWIDTAHRLTVVRASIVGQRLAVAASCGLFWALLELRLGWRQSPLVDGLFGASVLLACVEKLAAGVNLIAVERDWVVVITQGNEEARRKMNARMRRIDLFCKLLGPLTVALVAAASVRAAVYATLGMNLASVMVEYLCIETVFRRVPGLGRPAPPGKSVGQSLETLSGAVLRRDGGAATDGRTPFQLGNWIRSVSWRKLLMIPSLRLYFGHPAVIPSLALSLLYLTVLSFSGQMLTYLLASNLNLWQVGIIRGISTIFELSATWIAPRLMKRIGVLRTGLWSITWQVTWLAGGVSCFFYYYGKGYEATSLMTAVGLVVAVAFSRVGLWGFDLSVQNIVQDEVEDNRRGIFSSVEASFQNMFDMLAWALTIIWPNPNSFQWPIVISVAAVYAAGGLFAHFLRRRRGHLLHPPACIKAKHRRSSLHPFGLGWARRSRRSASDSIIL, encoded by the exons ATGGACGGCTGGATTCAGTCGACCGAGCCAGCTCGCAAAATCACCGGcgacgacatcaacatcgaACTAGCCGATTATCTTCCAGCCCAAAATAATGTGTCAAAATCAAGCTCGGTCATAGAGCCTACCACTGAACCGCCACTTCACGCCGAATCGAACAATACCGGCACCGCCAATCCTGCAGGCGATAATGacctccccccttcttctacAAGTCCTCCAGTCCCCATCCCAATAGGAATTTCGCGCTCCCTAACCCTCCGCCTCTACACCTCCCACTTCCTGTCTACCTGGAACTCCCGCCTCTTCGAAGCCGGCGTCGTCTACTTCCTcgcctccatcttccccGACAACCTCCTCCCCGTCTCCCTCTATGCCCTCTCGCGCAACCTTGCCGCCATCCTCTTCGCTGTGCCGGTAGGCCACTGGATCGACACTGCCCACCGGCTAACCGTCGTCCGCGCTTCTATCGTGGGACAGCGCCTCGCCGTTGCTGCTTCGTGCGGTCTTTTCTGGGCGTTACTGGAGTTGCGGCTGGGATGGAGGCAGTCGCCGCTGGTGGATGGCTTGTTCGGAGCTAGTGTGCTGCTGGCGTGCGTGGAGAAACTGGCGGCGGGCGTGAATCTTATTGCGGTGGAGAGGgattgggtggtggtgattacGCAGGGGAATgaggaggcgaggaggaagatgaatgCGCGCATGCGGAGGATTGATTTGTTTTGCAAGTTGCTCGGGCCGTTGACGGTTGCCTTGGTTGCTGCGGCGTCGGTGAGGGCGGCTGTGTATGCGACGCTGGGGATGAATCTGGCGTCGGTCATGGTGGAGTATCTTTGCATCGAGACCGTGTTTCGCAGAGTCCCGGGGCTCGGTCGTCCTGCTCCTCCCGGTAAATCAGTCGGTCAGTCGCTGGAGACGCTTTCGGGGGCTGTCTTGAGGCGGGACGGTGGTGCTGCTACTGATGGCCGTACCCCTTTCCAGCTCGGAAATTGGATTCGGAGCGTATCATGGCGCAAGCTGCTCATGATTCCCTCCTTACGCCTGTACTTTGGCCATCCAGCTGTTATCCCCTCGCTTGCGCTTTCGCTACTGTACCTCACCGTACTCTCCTTCTCAGGCCAGATGCTGACGTACCTACTCGCCTCCAACCTTAACCTATGGCAAGTGGGCATCATCCGCGGCATCTCGACAATCTTCGAACTCAGCGCCACTTGGATCGCGCCCCGTCTAATGAAGCGCATCGGTGTCCTCCGCACAGGCTTGTGGTCCATCACCTGGCAAGTGACCTGGCTAGCCGGCGGCGTCTCTTGCTTCTTTTACTACTACGGGAAGGGCTATGAGGCAACCAGCCTTATGACCGCTGTTGGTCTCGTTGTTGCCGTGGCTTTCAGTCGTGTCGGTCTTTGGGGTTTTGACCTCTCGGTGCAAAACATTGTGCAAGAT gaagtggaagacaaTCGCAGAGGCATCTTCTCCTCAGTGGAAGCCTCGTTCCAGAACATGTTCGACATGTTAGCGTGGGCCCTTACTATCATCTGGCCAAACCCCAATTCTTTTCAGTGGCCAATTGTCATCAGCGTCGCGGCGGTCTATGCGGCTGGCGGACTCTTTGCCCACTTTCTACGCCGTCGTAGAGGCCATCTTCTGCATCCCCCGGCATGTATCAAAGCCAAGCATCGTAGGAGCAGCTTGCATCCATTTGGGTTGGGATGGGCTCGTCGTTCCAGGCGCAGTGCCAGTGATTCCATTATTCTATAA
- a CDS encoding general amidase GmdA, with the protein MTTEYPVPWEARAAKKREDTLAKIPAEWRLSPADLELAAKQRDLTGPFIERFLEPEVIDIVKTDSVPLVNDIRAGKRSAVEVTKAFCKTAAIAHQINNCLLEIFFDIAIKRAEELDEYLRVNGKPVGSLHGLPISLKDQFHVKGVDTTMGYVGWIGGNMGITDPTKTHQVESQITKELLACGAVLFCKTSVPQTLLIGDTYNNIIGRTLNPHNNNLSCGGSSGGEAALMALRGSTLGVGTDIGGSVRIPAAFCGIFSLKPTPERLSYRDAANTNPGQNTYRSTLGFISTSLDGCELALKSVLSTRPWLQDPAVVPIPYRQDVFDDVLSRADTRGRAKADHRPLKLGILWNDGIVEPHPPIRRGMAMVAEAVKKAGHKLVDWNPPSHATALKIHVSFPPKRRTCSPPPKPARRHRHRH; encoded by the exons ATGACCACTGAATACCCCGTGCCTTGGGAGGCCCGTGCCGCGAAGAAGCGGGAAGACACTCTCGCAAAGATTCCGGCAGAATGGCGACTAAGTCCTGCCGACCTCGAACTTGCGGCCAAGCAGCGTGATCTTACGGGTCCTTTCATCGAGCGTTTTCTGGAGCCTGAGGTAATCGATATCGTCAAAACGGACAGTGTCCCTCTGGTCAACGACATAAGGGCTGGCAAGCGCTCGGCGGTAGAGGTCACGAAGGCGTTTTGCAAGACGGCGGCTATTGCTCACCAGATT aacaaCTGTCTCCTCGAAATCTTCTTCGACATCGCCATCAAGAGAGCAGAGGAACTCGATGAGTATCTCCGGGTAAACGGCAAGCCTGTCGGTTCTCTTCACGGCTTACCCATCAGCTTGAAGGACCAATTTCACGTCAAAGGCGTCGACACCACCATGGGCTACGTTGGCTGGATAGGAGGCAACATGGGCATCACCGACCCTACCAAGACACATCAAGTCGAAAGCCAAATCACCAAAGAGCTGCTAGCTTGCGGCGCCGTACTTTTCTGTAAGACCAGCGTCCCGCAAACTCTTCTCATCGGCGACAcctacaacaacatcatcggCCGCACGCTCAACcctcacaacaacaacctctccTGCGGCGGATCATCAGGAGGCGAAGCGGCGCTTATGGCCCTGCGCGGGAGCACACTCGGCGTAGGCACCGACATTGGCGGATCGGTTAGGATCCCGGCCGCGTTCTGCGGTATCTTCTCCCTCAAACCGACTCCCGAGCGCCTGTCGTATCGAGATGCTGCGAACACGAACCCGGGGCAGAACACTTACCGCTCCACGCTGGGGTTTATCAGTACCTCTCTTGACGGATGCGAGCTTGCTCTTAAGTCTGTCTTGTCCACACGGCCATGGTTGCAGGATCCGGCCGTGGTGCCTATTCCTTACCGACAGGACGTTTTCGATGATGTCTTGTCTCGTGCGGACACAAGGGGCAGGGCGAAGGCAGACCACCGACCGCTGAAGCTGGGTATCCTGTGGAACGACGGCATTGTCGAGCCTCACCCGCCTATTCGCAGGGGAATGGCAATGGTCGCTGAGGCAGTGAAGAAGGCCGGACACAAGCTCGTGGACTGGAACCCGCCCTCCCACGCAACTGCTCTTAAGATCCACGTAAGTTTTCCACCCAAACGCAGAACCtgttcccctcctcccaagcCCGCCCGccgtcaccgtcaccgtcactaa